Within Oleidesulfovibrio alaskensis DSM 16109, the genomic segment CGCCATCGGCGGACGCAGCCGTGTGGCCGCACAGATGCTGGCCGGCAAGGGATTTAAACATGTCATCAACATGGCCGGAGGCTTCAAGGACTGGGAATCAATGCAGCAGGGCTCCGGCTGGACCAGCACCGGCGACTACACGCAGGGACTTGAACTGTTTCCCGACGACATAGACGTGCGCAGGGCTCTGGAAGTCGCATGGGGCATGGAAGCCGCGCTGGAAGAATTTTACCGTGACATGGCGGCGCGGGCCCGCGAAGCAGGCAGGGAAACCACCGCGGCCATGTATGACAGGCTGGCCAGATTTGAGGTGGGGCACAAGGCAAAAATAGAAAACCGCTACGCCGCACTGGCCGGAAGCGACGCGGAACTGGAAAAAAAAGCGGCGCAGGTGGTCGAAGGCGGCATGACCACGGAAGAGTATATGCAGCGCAGCGGCATAGACCCTGCAGACCCGGCCCACATAGCCGGTTTTGCCATGATGATGGAAGCGCAGGCCATGGACCTGTACGCGCGTGCCGCGCGCAGCGCGGCAGATGCCGGAACGGCCGCTTTTCTGGAAGACATGGTGCAGGAAGAAAAAAGCCACATGCAGCA encodes:
- a CDS encoding rhodanese-like domain-containing protein; the encoded protein is MNIPRARHRDGIRFSGAVRYRARINAQPDTPICLIPEVSLMLWKQFFTPVKSYSVKEAAEFLTGKNPSDVTVLDVRQPGEYRQGHLPGARLVPMGELSDRLDELERDGPTLVYCAIGGRSRVAAQMLAGKGFKHVINMAGGFKDWESMQQGSGWTSTGDYTQGLELFPDDIDVRRALEVAWGMEAALEEFYRDMAARAREAGRETTAAMYDRLARFEVGHKAKIENRYAALAGSDAELEKKAAQVVEGGMTTEEYMQRSGIDPADPAHIAGFAMMMEAQAMDLYARAARSAADAGTAAFLEDMVQEEKSHMQQVGRLLDSLLEDQNHG